A stretch of Tigriopus californicus strain San Diego chromosome 11, Tcal_SD_v2.1, whole genome shotgun sequence DNA encodes these proteins:
- the LOC131891156 gene encoding protein-glucosylgalactosylhydroxylysine glucosidase-like, whose translation MMGVPIKGYSHNISDRVFKAIFVRFLAYLFQFQIWTEVQSGVGAVNFITGAGGFLQALMFGYGGMRIKPYSFEFSSTFMPQDVETLKFVGLVYLGTTFDLTLENDNVDIQINKAGQVPLELTFQDGSSDSFSGTTFNFPRQDFKLAPQEKPLCDTPKDEINVIYD comes from the exons atgatgggtgtcccaattaagggatattcccacaATATTTCAGACCGCGTTTTCAAGGCTATATTTGTTCGATTTTTAGCGTACTTGTTTCAATTCCAGATTTGGACTGAGGTGCAATCAGGCGTTGGGGCCGTCAATTTCATCACGGGGGCCGGTGGATTTTTACAAGCATTGATGTTTGGTTATGGTGGTATGCGGATCAAACCCTATAGTTTCGAGTTCTCATCGACTTTTATGCCGCAAGACGTCGAAAcgctcaaatttgttggtctGGTTTACCTTGGTACCACATTTGACCTAACATTGGAGAATGACAATGTGgatattcaaatcaacaaagCTGGCCAAGTTCCCCTTGAACTGACCTTTCAAGATGGATCCTCAGACAGCTTTTCAG GAACGACCTTCAATTTCCCTCGGCAGGATTTCAAATTGGCCCCGCAGGAAAAGCCACTCTGTGACACGCCGaaagatgaaataaatgtcatttATGATTGA
- the LOC131891154 gene encoding uncharacterized protein LOC131891154, translating to MEMKVFFCFSFFVLLSVTSLARSQVVKPGHDQIKEFHFHIYWLQNNPEQEWQALTLKEKIVDEVHNGNFTVVCDGITNEILPTINEDEVPGFNVQPIGPHSCGSFETWVPRESYAKFLSFILLNRGDLTIFIHPLGNNEIDDHTIHASWLGQSYPLDLSPLSAVGGDDPQYPELGLGYNAM from the exons atggaaatgaagGTCTTCTTCTGCTTTAGcttctttgttcttttgagCGTGACAAGTCTTGCTAGGTCCCAAGTTGTCAAACCGGGCCATGATCAAATCAAGGAGTTCCATTTCCACATCTATTGGCTCCAAAATAACCCCGAGCAAG AATGGCAAGCCCTGACTTTGAAGGAGAAGATTGTTGACGAAGTGCACAATGGGAACTTCACCGTGGTTTGCGATGGCATCACAAATGAGATCCTGCCCACgatcaatgaagatgaagtaCCTGGTTTCAATGTCCAACCCATTGGACCACATTCTTGCGGAAGTTTCGAG ACCTGGGTGCCACGGGAATCCTATGCCAAGTTCCTGAGTTTTATACTCTTAAATCGTGGCGACCTGACgattttcatccatccattgggGAACAACGAAATCGACGACCACACCATTCATGCCTCTTGGTTAGGCCAATCGTATCCTCTGGATTTGTCTCCTCTCAGCGCAGTGGGAGGAGATGACCCTCAATATCCCGAACTAGGGTTGGGATACAATGCTATGTGA
- the LOC131890697 gene encoding LOW QUALITY PROTEIN: protein-glucosylgalactosylhydroxylysine glucosidase-like (The sequence of the model RefSeq protein was modified relative to this genomic sequence to represent the inferred CDS: inserted 2 bases in 2 codons): MAKLILITHFLVVLGTVYSIPGNPYILETDELPLLEDGSVNGRLLPSIANGHIATNVWSDTIYVNGLYNGKLGNSCRARIQNTNSIDIKAPKEQTTYKLDLKQAIASKRVVSEEMGYEAQLLFYAHSNYNRILVTEVHISRINGRSDEVRIPVESLGGTENILDWDWEETTSITPTKFYKTGVTKEAETDSSDTRRVHIITNYNQTLPKEFIVPEGLPIFNRIYIMSIDTSYNRAWDDFESAYNLISDPEGGAIRFGHTANWAAVWENGDIVLEGPNVNRRLHETIKSSLYYLYSNLPSDRALTQIPDRFVGLSPGGLANGANGKDYYGHVFWDMETWMYPPILMFRPDLAKEMLKYRMQGISEAQQRAAQDGYEGARFPWESAFTGAEVTPDICPLCRENQQHITGDIALAXRQLISMTLDIDWLTETPYGVNITENGAQFILEMAKFWASRPTYNETKGQYEINEVMPPDEHQEHAHNSIYTNLIANYAVNTARWTECLISGSAMASQSVPDVWLERMKNLVFLFNKDKRYHEEYEGFDMEYESGTLDPRGIKQADVVLLGFPLNWDMPEDVRRNDLELYEPITNPDAYLFQFQIWTEVQSGVGAVNFITGAGGFXQALMFGYGGMRIKPYSFEFSSTFMPQDVETLKFVGLVYLGTTFDLTLENDNVDIQINKAGQYLSLKERWSIFILTEVMPPDEHQEHAHNSIYTNLIANYAVNTARWTECLISGSAMASQSVPDVWLERMKNLVFLFNKDKRYHEEYEGFDMEYESGTLDPRGIKQADVVLLGFPLNWDMPEDVRRNDLELYEPITNPDGPAMTWGIFATR; encoded by the exons ATGGCCAAGCTCATCTTGATCACACATTTCTTGGTGGTTTTAGGCACGGTTTATTCCATCCCAGGGAATCCCTACATCTTGGAAACTGATGA GTTGCCTTTACTTGAGGATGGCTCAGTCAATGGGCGGTTGTTGCCCTCCATTGCCAATGGCCATATTGCTACGAATGTTTGGTCTGATACGATTTACGTCAATGGGTTGTACAATGGAAAGTTGG GGAACAGTTGTCGCGCTCGGATCCAAAACACAAACTCCATTGACATCAAGGCACCCAAAGAACAAACAACCTATAAATTAGATCTAAAACAAG CCATTGCCTCGAAGCGTGTGGTCAGCGAAGAAATGGGTTACGAAGCTCAACTACTTTTCTACGCCCATTCAAATTACAATCGGATTCTTGTTACTGAAGTTCATATTAGTCGGATCAACGGCCGATCTGATGAGGTTCGAATCCCCGTTGAATCCTTGGGTGGAACAGAAAATATCTTGGATTGGGATTGGGAGGAGACCACAAGTATCACCCCTACTAAATT CTACAAGACTGGCGTGACCAAAGAAGCCGAGACGGATTCAAGTGATACAAGGCGGGTACACATCATCACCAATTATAACCAGACGCTCCCCAAGGAGTTCATTGTTCCCGAGGGACTACCCATCTTCAATCGGATATACATTATGTCCATTGATACGAGTTATAATCGTGCTTGGGATGACTTTGAGAGCGCGTACAATTTGATCAGTGATCCTGAAGGTGGCGCCATCAGATTTGGTCATACCGCCAATTGGGCGGCTGTTTGGGAAAATGGCGATATCGTATTGGAAG GTCCGAATGTGAACCGGCGCTTGCATGAGACCATCAAAAGCTCTTTATATTACTTATATAGCAATCTCCCTTCGGACAGAGCTCTAACCCAAATACCAGACAGGTTTGTGGGACTCTCTCCTGGTGGATTAGCCAATGGGGCCAATGGTAAAGACTATTACGGGCATGTCTTCTGGGACATG GAAACTTGGATGTACCCACCAATTCTAATGTTCAGGCCTGACTTGGCCAAGGAAATGCTCAAATACCGGATGCAGGGCATATCGGAAGCTCAACAGAGAGCGGCTCAAGATGGATATGAAGGAGCCCGATTCCCGTGGGAGAGTGCCTTCACTGGAGCAGAAGTTACACCCGATATATGCCCACTTTGTCGAGAAAATCAACAACACATCACTGGTGACATCGCCTTAG CCCGACAATTGATCTCCATGACTCTAGACATTGATTGGTTGACTGAAACTCCTTATGGAGTGAATATCACCGAAAATGGAGCTCAATTCATTCTGGAGATGGCCAAGTTCTGGGCTTCAAGGCCGACTTACAACGAAACCAAAGGACAATATGAGATCAATG AGGTGATGCCGCCGGATGAGCACCAAGAGCACGCGCATAATTCAATCTATACTAATTTGATTGCTAATTATGCGGTGAATACAGCCAGATGGACTGAATGCCTCATTAGTGGTTCAGCTATGGCTTCACAATCCGTACCTGATGTATGGTTGGAGCGAATGAAAAATCTCGTGTTTCTGTTCAACAAAGACAAGCGGTACCATGAAGAATATGAAGGGTTTGACATGGAATATGAAAGTGGGACGTTGGATCCCAGAGGAATTAAGCAAGCCGATGTGGTCCTTCTTGGGTTCCCGTTAAACTGGGACATGCCTGAAGACGTCCGACGCAATGATTTGGAACTATACGAACCCATTACCAATCCTGATG CGTACTTGTTTCAATTCCAGATTTGGACTGAGGTGCAATCAGGCGTTGGGGCCGTCAATTTCATCACGGGGGCCGGTGGAT TACAAGCATTGATGTTTGGTTATGGTGGTATGCGGATCAAACCCTATAGTTTCGAGTTCTCATCGACTTTTATGCCGCAAGACGTCGAAAcgctcaaatttgttggtctGGTTTACCTTGGTACCACATTTGACCTAACATTGGAGAATGACAATGTGgatattcaaatcaacaaagCTGGCCAGTATCTCTCTCTGAAAGAAAGATGGagcatttttattttgacagaGGTGATGCCGCCGGATGAGCACCAAGAGCACGCGCATAATTCAATCTATACTAATTTGATTGCTAATTATGCGGTGAATACAGCCAGATGGACTGAATGCCTCATTAGTGGTTCAGCTATGGCTTCACAATCCGTACCTGATGTATGGTTGGAGCGAATGAAAAATCTCGTGTTTCTGTTCAACAAAGACAAGCGGTACCATGAAGAATATGAAGGGTTTGACATGGAATATGAAAGTGGGACGTTGGATCCCAGAGGAATTAAGCAAGCCGATGTGGTCCTTCTTGGGTTCCCGTTAAACTGGGACATGCCTGAAGACGTCCGACGCAATGATTTGGAACTATACGAACCCATTACCAATCCTGATGGCCCAGCCATGACATGGGGAATTTTTGCCACTAGGTAA